The DNA segment ATGCTTGGTTTGGTTATTTAGTCACTTTAGTAAAACATATTTATATTGTAACTGGAAGTGGGAACAATGCACAAAAAATCCAACCTTCTCAAATTCATGAGTAGTAACTGTTATACCCTCTTAGGAGTAAAACCATCATTCTTAagatttctcaaatattttattctctttcttagCATTATAGTATATTATAGGAGCCAAAGAATATagctaaaaaaaagtaaaaacaaattcttgaggaCCACTTCCATTCCTTACTTGAAGTACAATCTAATCAATAGAACTATAAAATTTCCACATCAAATATATGTTAGTAAAATAATTCCCCCAAGTAGTGTTGCATGAGCTACAACTTTACCTCAACTATTTTAATCATGATTTGAGATTTTCCAGGATGCAACAGCACTAGACTGGGTGGTTACTACCTAGACAAGAAAAATATATCACCAGCAAATACATGAATTGGGGTCAtagtcataattttaaaaactctccaGATAAACCATATCTATTACAGGACTGAAGTAGAGAAACTAATGTCCGACTTATATTATCCTGAATAGGAACTGTATCACATATGCAGAGATCAAATACTCTTGATAAAATAACTTGGAAGGATCTATAGATaccataaaattttcaaaatacttttatgTACAGGAGCCTAAATATCTTGGCTTTAGGTTGCGGGTGAAGACAATcgctaaataaatctttcaaggcTGGTTTTCCATGAATATTAAAAACCAGCCGTTGGCCTCAGATCCATTCCACCTAGGTAAGTGTTCAGACATtccaaagaaaagcaaacaggtGTTACAACTATACATTCTATTCAAATTGCCATTCTTTAACTTAATGCTTTACAGTACCTCAGATTTTGAATCCAGAGTCTGCACATTTAAGAAATCAGAACAAGAGTATGATTCAagaagatttgcttatttttttgaaGGCATGTGAAGGTATTTTGAAGCCATGTATGTGTTTACTGCCTTGTGTATTATATTTCATTACTAAAAAGTTCTTTggaaatcaagaagaaaaattcCACAATCTATACAATGTAGGTCTTTTTTTCAAGTTGCACATGATTTCAGTGTGGCTGAATAATTAGTCCAACCTTAACTTCATTTTTTGAGTTGATATCTAAAAACTGAATAAGGAAGCGTAAACAGAAATTCCCAAtacaagggaaaaacaaaaatctgtcCAAGTAAAATGTATCCTTAGCACAAAGTAAGGGCATAATGTAGTCTGCagcataatattttattgtatttctctTCCATTCGGAAACTGGAGaccatttttttattatttccttctctttccttagCTTAGGGATAGGTTGAAAAAGGTTTAATTTGTACACGTTGTCACAAAATTAAAATCTCATTTATATATACTTTAACTGTTTATAAAGCACTCAAAATTGTAGCTTACATGTATATGACGTCtgaaaaataacacttttaacataattttttgttctgtaaaaatattttacatacatgcacataatCAATTTTTTGGTTGGGAAATTTCCTATCCatagtaagttaaaaaaaaaagtcaacaattaTATCAATATTTCCAATGATAACTGTGTGCCacctagtgatcaatttctgtaaCTACCAACCTTACAAATTCAAAATTGTTATTAAAACCCAGTTTCTTAAAAACTACATTTTAGAAATGCtttttatagatatatttatGGCAAAATAAGatcatgaaaagaatgtgtatgatACCAAAATTAGTATAAAAATAGCCATATACTACTTAAATATGAAAACCAGACTTATCATTTTTTACTTCAAATGCAGATTTCTGTCTTCCTTACATTTTAGGAAACACCTACGTAACTAGAGTATACAGGAACACACTGTACAGACTAGTCAAAACTAGGGCTTATTCAGAATCCATAATGAGTACAAGACAAATGGCTTATTCAAAACATCTATTTACTTACTGGAAGTGGTCAAAGCAGGATAGGcagtaatgtatttttaaatagatgtGGTCTTCTACCCATAAGCTCCATTACATCAAAAGAACAAGGTAGCCTTAACATCTCACTTAAGATCATTCAACATTAtcagttttcaaagaaataaatcagtcTGCCTTAACAAACTGCAATCATGCTAATGAAATTTCAATCTTCTTTAAGGGTCACGGCCAAAATCCAAACTGCAGGACAATCTTCGGAAAAACTGGAATGTAAAATGCTGAGTTCCACTTAGAtctgaaagagaaaggaacatcatagtaaaggaagaaaaatcctCACATTCCAACGCTACTACCTATGAGGAAGACTTTCACCATCGTAGGCTATCTGGGAAACAAGTCCATGCGCCAGGTTTGTCTAAGTCCCAGCCTGCCATCAATAATCTGTATCATCTCCTTGCTCATGTTATTTCTGAtccgcctccctgctaatggcctgagaaaagcagcagtagattgcctaagtgcttgggctcctgccatccacgtgggagactcaatgaagctcctggcttcagcctggctctgccttggccactgccaggcatccgcagagtgaaccaacagatggaagattgaccttcactctctatgtaattctaacttttgaataaataaataaataaataaatctttaaaaaaaggaaaagaggggccagcgctgtggcgtggtgggtaaagctgctgcctgcagtgccggcatcccatatggatatgaGTCCCGGGTGCtatacctccaatccagctctctgctatggcctggtatggcagtggaagatggctcaagtctttggaccgctgcacccatgtgggagacccggaagaagcttctggcttcggactggcatagctccggcctttgtggccatttgagaggaaaccgggggatggaagacctctttctctgcctgtctctgtcagtctatctttcaaataaataaataaatcttaaaaaaagaacaggacaAATGTGATCTAATTCTTCCTAGGTCAATCTGGTTACAGCGATGACTAGGATGCCTATAAACCATCTGGAGAAATAGCTTAGGTTCTCAGGTCATAAGagaactccccagatggccataatggcctaggctggtccaggccaaaaccaggagcctgaaacccaggttttccatgtgggtggcaggggctcaggtatgAGTCACATTCTGCTTTTCCaagagcgttagcagggagctggattggaagtgcagcagctgggactggaaccagggatccaacatgggatgccagcacaaacTGCAGCTTAACTCGTTGTGTTACAATGCCAGCCTTGTAgtgtttaaaactttaaaatgcatATGCACACTGGGGTGTATTTATGATTATTCTAAATGGTTTAGAGATGCATCAAAATACAAAACAGGATGGGGAGTGGGGATCACTGTGGTACagtcagttaagatgctacttgggatgcctgcataccatatctgagtgccaggttcaagtcctggctactctgtactttcaatccagcttcctgatgaagCACTTGAGAGGCAGTGGGTAATGGTCCAAGTGTACacgttcctgccatccacatgggaaactcaggtggaattcctggctctaggctttagtctggcccagccctggctgttgtgggcactgctttcaaataaataaatcagcctccccacaccctgccaTGTTCCTGAGTTCCACATCTGCAGACTCAACCAACTGGGAAttatacagtataacaactatttacaatGTGTTATGCATTATAAGCAATTCACAGATGCAATTTTATTTATGGCACTTGGACATTCTTGGATTCTGGTATCAACAGAGGATTCTAGAATCACTCTCCCTTGCAGACTACACAGCAAAATGTCAATTGCAGAATTTCGGTAGCTCTCACATGTGGTGACTACATCCTATTCCCCCAAGACCAGGTGTGcattttttgaaatctggtaatttTATTGTACAATGTTGGTCAGGAACAACTTCTTTAGGTACTGTAAAACTTCAACTTTGAGGCAAATGAAACATTATTGGAATATATAAGGAGGTGGCTTGTGAACTACATTTTACGTAGAGGGTTGAAACCAAGGACCCAATACAGATCTAAGAGTAACTTATGATATCATCgtaataatcaaatattttataccaCCAGATGACCAAGTTACAATTTCATTCAAATATAAACTTCTGTGAAGCAGAAGTACAGTGAGACATTCACTCCTATGGGCACTATTGCTTTACTGTTAGGAAAAATACTTTCCTCAAAGTAAACACACTAACCAGAAATCAAGAGGTTGCCAACAGTGCATACTCATCAGATACACTAACTGGCAACAGGCCACCATTTTAACAAGGATTTCAGTGTATGTTCTAATTCAATGCTTCATATCAAGTTGAAACaagatttttctttcaatatacTAACAATTCAATTGTGAAGGAATGCCCCTTTGATAAGATCTTGTATTTCTCAAGTGCCTACTAAATTTAACAGCTATCtcttcagatatttttaattaaacaagTTATGAATAAAGGGCTTGACATTCATACTGCCAAAGCAATAACTAAGATTTTTCATGAGAAACACTGAATAGGATTTTAAGAATTCTAAAAGTAACAGACTGATCAGCTGGCCTCtaaatactttggaatatttCAATTCTTTGATAAGACTCAAAATATAGCAGGAAGTCTTTAATTCTTAGAATTAAAGGAATTTAGGGAAAGAGCAGGTTTCTCTCTGGATTTCCACGAACAGAAAGCAGAAAACGTGAGGTATATCTACTTACATCATCAATGTCTTCATCATCATCTCCAATGTCATCAAACTGGATTTCATCATCATCTCCAGGGCCAAATGTATCAGTTTCATTGATTTTCGCTAAAGATACAAACACATGCACTCATATAATTAAGATGTTATTAAAACGAGCATCTGCCCACTTTAAGAAGTGGGTCTGATACTCAATGTCATAATCCTAAAAGGATGCTCTCATCAGCCAAACTTGTAACAGTTCACAGTTTCGTTATAAGGAAAGccttcctggggccggtgctgtggtgcagcaggtaaagccgctgcctgcaatgctggcatcccatatgggtaccagatcgtttcctggctgctccacttccaatccatttccctgctaaaggcctgggaaaaatgGCCGAAGaatgcccaagtgtttgagtccttgccacccacatgggagacctggatgaagttcctggttcctggcttcagcctcacccagagctcaccatagtggccatctggggagtaaaccagtatatggaaaatctctgtcactctttcaaataaatcttaaaaaaaaaaaaaaaaaaaaaaaaaaaaaaaaaaaaaagtaaaggaagaaagccTTCCAACATCTACTCATCAACCCTACTATACATAGCAATACACTATACAACAAAATTTCCCGGAAGGTCACTGCTATGTCAAATGGACAGCACTTGtgctataattttcttttgttcaCAAAGACATTTTTGGTAGCTTCCAATTACACTAATTCTGAAGCTTTTACAACTTCCAGGTGGGCTTCAAAGTTTGAGCACATGCTAACATTTTCTCAAGAGAATAGCTAATTCATTAATCAGACTCATCAATCACAAAGATTTAAACAAGACATCTATATCCATAAGCAATGAAAATGAGTAAGGACATGCTAGTCCTATTGCCAATATACTAACTAGCATTTTCTAGAAGATATgccaagaaaataatttcatagtTAGGTAAAACCGTGCTTTTCAATATATACAAGAAGGGGCAGGctttatggcacagtgagttaagctactacCTGGGATACCTGTATTGTCTCCCTATCAgcgtgctggtttgagccctggctactctgcttcccatctagcatCCTGCTAGTGCAATTGGGAAGGTAACAGATGACcagcaagtacttgagtccttgtcaTCCATACagagacatgaatggagttctgtgtttctggctttgcctggcccacccttgacTGCAgcgggcaactggggagtgaagaagtgtatagaagatttctttctctggctctcccccTCTCTTATGGTCATTcgaacaaaatttttttttttaaagcatacagAGTGGAGTCAAAAATATTTGCCAAGTGAAAAATTCAGGCTCACAATATAGTATAAAGTACATTTCCCCTTTAATGAGGTTATCAGaagcatttttgttttatgttttctgtattaaaaatgtattactggggccggcattgtggtgaagtaggtaaagcagccatctgtaatggcagcattctatatgggagcagatttgtgtcctggctgctctacgtctgatctagctccctgctgatagtcTGGTaatgcagaagaggatggcccaagtgtttgggcccctgtcacccatgtggagacctggaagaagctcctggcttcggatcggtgcagttccagccattgcggccatttgggaagtgaaccaatgtctttgtctgtaactctacctctcaaataaataaaaatcttaaaaaaaaaaaaagttttatccaAAGTAGCCATGCTTTTGCACTACAATGACAGAACGGGGTAGTTGCAACACACACCACATGGCCTGTGAAGACTGAAGTAATCACTGCCTGGTCCAAGTTTGCAAATTCCTATCTTATATCACAGACTTTTTTCTATCTGCTAATAATGGGACACAGAAATTACAAATTCTAGGggcagcactatggtgtagcaggtaaagtctctgcctgcagcactgtaCTTCACTTgttttccccacttggccacaacggctggagctgcgccaatccaaagctaggaacttccCACGCAGGaaaaggggcccaaagacctgggtcatcttctattgctttcccaggccatagcagagagctggattcggaagtggagcaggcgggactcaaacaggcgcccatatgggatgccagcaccgcaggcggcagttttaccacagcaccggcccctgtactccacttctgatccaggtccctgctaatgtgtctgggaaagcagcagatgatagtccaaatacctgggcccctgacatcaatgtgggaaacccagatggagttctgtactcccagcttcggcccagcccagccagggctgtcggcagccatttcaggagtgaatctgcagatggaagatttctttctctgtcactctgccttctaaataaatcttttttttttttaattaaaaaaaaaaatactacattaGTATTTGGagggagaaaacagaagaaaaccctATGAggggggcactgtggcatggcgggtaaagcctgggaaagcaatagaagacagctcaagtccttgggcccctgaagtcatgtgggagatccagaagaggctcctggcttcggattgactcagctccggcctttgcggccatctggggagtgaaccagtggatggaagatctctctctctctctgcctctccttctctctatgtctaactctgactttcaaataaaaaaataaatctttaaaacaaacaaagaaaaaaccctATGGAGTATGGGTATTTGGCACTACAGTTTATCTACTGGCTGACACTCCTGAATCCCTGGGTCTAAGTGCTGGCtatgttcctgattctagcttctttctAGCGCACACCCTAGGAGACAGAAGGTGACAGCTAAAATatctgtgttcctgccacccatataggagaccttgagttctgggctcctggtttcaattggatctagccctggctgatgcaggcattcagggagtaaaccaggggaagGAATGTGTCtcagtctgtctcttcctttgcctttcatataaaatgaaaataaataagtaaaatttaaaaaaacaaaaccctatgggggccggcaccgcggctctctaggctgatcgtccgccttgcagcgccggcacccaggttctagtcccggtcagggcaccggattctgtcccggttgcccctcttccaggccagctctctgctgtggccagggagtgcagtggaggatggcccaagtgcttgggccctgcaccccatgggagaccaggagaagcacctggctcctgccatcggatcagcgcggtgcaccggccgtggcggccattggagggtgaaccaacggcaaaggaagacccttctctctgtctctctctctctctcactgtccactatgcctgtcaaaaaacaaaaacaaacaaacaaaaaccctatgGGATACTGATACAAGGATATGATGgtttgaaaactataaaaatcaACAATACATAactgttttccttcatttttaacaCAGATGAACACTGACAATCTCTtgaggaattttaaaataagtaccacaaaaaattatttctttggcaCCACACCAAAGTCCAAGGCTTATAAAGTATAACTCCTCACCAGAAGTACATTTATTATGAACAGAATTCTAGCAGTGAGGTACTGTAAGAAAAAAGCTTAGTTTGCTGATCCTTGCCATAAAGGGCTTTTGAGACCAGAAAATTGGAGAACTACTGTGGTAGCCTAACACTATACTAGAAATGATATAGTAGGTTCTAAGACACTATTCAACTGTACCTATTGGTTTTAGGAAGATGGTGTAATAGGCAGTCTTGAAACTGATCATGTTTAGTACAAAAATAGACACGCAAAATCCACAACATTCTACCAATATTTTTTCACCTAACCACAACATGTTAGTATAACTCAGACATTACCATGCTCTGGAAGCTCGCCATACGCCTTCAGACTTCTAGCTTCATCcgcattgtattttaaaattacgtCAGCTTTGTTATCCTTAAAGAGAGACAAGTAACAAGTAAAACTGATCATGATAAAAtgctatataaaattattttcagattgaCAAAGccttttccatattttaaagtttcttcaTAACCTCTGAAAAACATCCTTGGATTTAACCAAGAAAGAAGGTTACTATACATGATTGAAAGATGGAACAATAAGCTGAGGAAAGATATTTACAGATCTCACTTTAATAAGAACTATGCACACTCGATCGTTTTGATTATTAACTATTATCCTTTGATTATAAGTCTTTTGAAACATCAAAGTTTCCTGGGACTGTAATTTGCAGGGTGATCAAGCACTGCAATTAAAAAAACCTGAGACTACTATAATGCTCTAAGGAAATACACTTTTCCATGTCTCTGTGCTGCTTAGGGTATGTCAATCAGAATTTCCTGTGGAGCTTTTATATCTCCTGAAGACACATTAGTACATGTGAAGTAAAGACAAGAATCTGTGCTTTAAAAACTTCTTCGGGCTTCTTGACACAAATATTCCACTCAAAAATAATGCCTTAGAATACCCACACTTCCTTcacttgaaaagaaaagaatctaagttggccagtgccgcggctcactaggctaatccttcgcctgtggcgccggcacccgggttctagtcccggtcggggtgccggattctgtcctggttacccctcttccaggccagctctctgctgtggcctgggagtgcagtggagaatggcccaagtgcttgggccctgcacccgaatgggagaccaggagaagcacctggcacctggctttggataggtgcagtgcgccggccatagcggccatttggggggtgagccaatggaaggaaaggaagaactttttctctctccctcactgtctaactctgcctgaagagaagagaagaaagaggagaaaaaagaaaagaatctaagttagcagaaaaaaaaaagattactttaaATTCGAAggcagtggggccagcgctgtggcatagtaggctaaaccgccacctgcagctctggcatcccatatgggtgttggtttgagtcccggctgctccacttctgatccagctctctgctataagcctgggaaagcataagatggcccaagtgcttgggcccctgcacccatgtgggagacctggaagaagctcctggctcctggcttcagatcagcacagctctggcctttgtggccatttgcggggtgaactagtggatgggaagacctctttctctgtctgtctttaattctacctcaaaaataaaataaaatctgaaaaaaaaatttttttttcaaaggcagtGGAATTCAGATCAGTACTTCTTAAACTTGTAAAGTATATAGAATTCCATGAACATCTTGTTAAATGCATGTTCTAAATAAGGAGGCCAGGGGTGGGGTTCAATAATCTGCAtttctggggctggagctgtggcgtagcaggtaaagccaccaactgcagcgccagcatcccatatgggcaccggtttgagacctggctgctccacttcccatctagctctctgctgtggcctgggaaagcagtagaagatggccaaagtccttgggcccctgtacccgtgtgggagacctggaggaagctcctggctccagattggtgcagctccagccattgaagccaattggggagtaaaccagcagatggaagacctctctctgtgtaactctgcctttcaaaga comes from the Oryctolagus cuniculus chromosome X, mOryCun1.1, whole genome shotgun sequence genome and includes:
- the EIF1AX gene encoding eukaryotic translation initiation factor 1A, X-chromosomal isoform X2, encoding MPKNKEYAQVIKMLGNGRLEAMCFDGVKRLCHIRGKLRKKVWINTSDIILVGLRDYQDNKADVILKYNADEARSLKAYGELPEHAKINETDTFGPGDDDEIQFDDIGDDDEDIDDI